The following nucleotide sequence is from Pseudopipra pipra isolate bDixPip1 unplaced genomic scaffold, bDixPip1.hap1 HAP1_SCAFFOLD_295, whole genome shotgun sequence.
GGCGTTCGGGGGGCGGAGGGTGCACCCCTGGTTCCTGGTGTGGGGGGAGGGAGCCCGGATCGCCCTCTGCCCCTGACACCCCAAAATGAAGCACTGGCACGGTGGGATTCCCCCGGAAATAAagaaaccccccccaaaaaaagcaTTGGAATGAAGGAATCCTCCCCCAAAAATAGGGGAGTCCCAAAATGAAGCACTGGCACGATGGGATTCTCCCGGAAATaaagaaaccccccaaaaaaagtaTTGGAATGAAGGAATCCTACCCAAAAATAAGGGAGCCCCAAAACGAAGCGTTGGCAGGATGGGAACCACCCCAAAAATAGGGAAACCCCAAAAACGAAGCAGTTGCACCCCAAAATGAAGCACTGGCACGGTGGGATTCTCCCAGAAATaaagaaaccccccaaaaaaagtaTTGGAATGAAGGAATCTTGCCCCAAAATAGGGGAGCCCCAAAACGAAGCAGCTGCACCCCAAAACGAAGCACTGGCACGGTGGGATTCTCCCAGAAATaaagaaaccccccaaaaaagcatTGGAATGAAGGAATCCTCCCAAAAAATAGGGAAGCCCCAAAACGAAACACTGGCACAGTGGGATTCTCCCAGAAATaaagaaacccccaaaaaaagtATTGGAATGAAGGAATCCTGCCCCAAAAATAGGgaaaccccaaaacaaagcaTTGGCAGGATGGGAACCACCCCAAAAATAGGGAAGCCCCAAAACGAAGCACTGGCACGATGGGATTCTCCCAGAAATaaagaaaccccccaaaaaagtaTTGGAAGGAAGGAATCTTGCCCCCAAAAATAGGGGAGCCCCAAAACGAAACACTGGCACAGTGGGATTCTCCCAGAAATaaagaaaccccccaaaaaaagtaTTGGAATGAAGGAATCCTGCCCCAAAAATAGGgaaaccccaaaacaaagcaTTGGCAGGATGGGAACCACCCCAAAAATAGGGAAGCCCCAAAAGGGAGAACTGGCAGGATGGGAACCACCCCAAAAATAGGGAAACCCCAAAACGAAGCAGCCGTCAcgtggttgtgtttttttttttaattaacaacaCAAatctggggcaggaggagaaaaatcacGGGGAGTCTTTTtagtaaatttttaattaattttttggtGGCTCCTGAGGGGGTTTGATGGTTCCTGAGGGTTCCTGGTGGTCTCTGGGTGGTTTTTGATGGTCCCTGGGTTGTTTTTGGTGGTCCCCAAGCGGTTTTTGATGGTCCCCAAGTGATTTTTTATGGTCACCAAGTGGTTTTTCCTGGTTCCTGAGTGGCTTTTGATGGTCCCCAAGTGATTTTTGATGGTTCCTGCGTGGTGTTTGCTGGTCCCTGGGTGGGTTTTGCTGGTCCCCAAGTGATTTTTGCTGGTCCCCAAGTGGTTTTTGTTGGTCCCCAAGTGGTTTTTGTTGGTCCCCAAGTGGTTTTTGCTGGTCCCCGAGTGATTTTTGATGGTCCCCAAGTGATTTTTGATGGTCCCTGGGTGGTGTTTGCTGGATCCCAAGTGGTTTTTGGTGGCCCCCAAGTGGTTTTTGCTGGTCCCCAAGTGGTTTTTGGTGGTGCCTGAGTGGTTTTGATGGTCCCTGATGTGTTTTTGACGGCTCTTGAGGGGATTTTGATGGTCTCTGAGTGGTGTTTGATGGTCCCCAAGTGGTTTTTGCTGGTCCCTGAGCAGTTTTTGCTGGTCCCTGATGGGAACCCCTCCGTCCCCCCCTCCCTCTCAGGGGCAGATCCTGAGCTGGGCCCTCGCCCCCACCACCCAGAGCCAGGGCCGGACCCTCTCCCCGGCGAAGGCCGCGcgggagaagaggaagaggagccccccgcccgccgccccctcgCCGTCGAAGAAGGCCACGGTGCCCGCGGCGTAGTCCAGGTGGACGCCGACCCTGCGGGGCACCCGGCGCAGGGGCAGGGGGGTCACCTTTCGGGGGGTCAGCGCCCTCAGCTGCCCCCCCCAGCGCTCCAGGCCCCAAATCCCGCCCTGGGGGCCCAGGGGCAGGCGGCCCTTCCTGGCCACCGAGTCCCGGGCCACCCCCACGGCCCAGTCGCCGCCGTCCCCCACGTCCACGGCCCAGCAGTGGCGGCCGGAGGCGAAGCCGGGCCGGCCCAGCACGAAGGGCCAGTAGTCGAAGCGTTCGGGGCTGTCCGGAAGGttccgggccgggccgggcccgcaGCGCCGACGGACGCTCTTCCCATCCTCCGACAGCACCAGCTCGGGGTGGGCCGTGTCGGGGTCCAGGGTCacgggggctggaggggggaaaggggggttAAAAGATGGGCTGAGAAACCCTCGGGGCGGGAGGGATCGGTTTGGGATCGCCAGGGGTGAGAACAATCCCAAAATGAAGGGTTGGATTGAAGGAATCCTGCCCAAAAATAGGGAAACCCCAAAACGAAGCATCTGCACCCCAAAATGGGGCTCCAGCCCCACACCGGACGCTCTTCCCGTCCTCAGACAGCACCAGCTCGGGGTGGGCCGTGTCGGGGTCCAGGGTCACGGGGGttggaggggggaaaggggggttAAAAGATGGGATGAGCAACCCCTTCGGGGCAGGGATGCCCAGGGGTGGGAACGACCCCAAAACGAAGCGTTGGAATGATGGGAAGCACCCCAAAAATAGGGAAACCCCAAAACGAAGCATCTGCACCCCAAAATGGGGCTCCAGCCCCACACCGGACGCTCTTCCCATCCTCCCACAGCACCAGCTCGGGGGGGGCCGTGTCAGGGTCCAGGGTCacgggggctggagggggaaaagggggttAGAAGATGGGATGAGCAACTCCTTCGGGGTAGGGATGCCCAGGGGTGGGAACGGCCCCAAGAGGAAGTGTTGGAATGATGGGAAGCACCCCAAAAATAGGGAAACCCCAAAACGAAGCATCTGCACCCCAAAAATAGGGAAACCCGAAAACGAAGGATCTAAATCCCAAAATGAAGCACTGGATTGAAGGAATCCTGCCCAAAAATAGGGAAACCCCAAAACGAAGCATCTGCACCCCAAAATGAAGCACTGGTAGGATGGAATCCTCCCTAAAATAGGGAAACCCCAAAACGAAGCATCTGCACCCCAAAAATAGGGAAACCCCAAAACGAAGCATTGGCACGATGGAAACCATCCCAAAAATAGAGAAACCCCAAAATGAAGCATTGGAACGATGGGAAGCACCTCAAAAATAGGGAAACCCCAAAACGAAGCATCTAAATCCCAAAATGAAGCACTGGCAGGATGGAATCCTCCCTAAAATAGGGAAACCCCAAAACGAAGCGTCTAAACCCCAAAACGAAGCGTTGACATGATGGGAACCACCTCAAAAATAGGGAAACCCCAAAAGGAAGCATTGACACGATGGGAACCACCTCAAAAATAGGGAAACCCCAAAAGGAAGCACTGGAATGATGGGAATCACCCCAAAAATAGGGAAACCCCAGAACGAAGCATCTAAACCTCAAAAGGAAACATTGACCCCCCAAAACGAAGCGTTGGAATGAAGGAATCCTCCCCAAAAATaggaaaaccccaaaatgaAGCGTTGGGATGAAGGAATCCTCCCCAAAAATAGGGAAACCCCAAAACGAAGCATCTGCACCCCAAAATGAAGCAGTGGCAGGATGGAATCCTCCccaaaaaatctaattttccCTCCCCAGATACCTTGGAGCTTCCTCAGGGTCTCCTTGAGGGCGTTGCTCCTCCAGGAGAAGTGACAGATCCGCTCCTCCGACCCCGCAGCTGCGTCCGGGGGCAGCTGGAAAGTCACCTTCCCGCAcctggggaagaaagaaaaccacaaaaaacccctcaggaACCACCAAAACCTCTCAGGAACCACCAAAAACCCCTCAGGAACCCTCAGGAACCACCAAAAACCCCTCAGGAAACGCCAAAAACCCCTCAGGAACCACCAAAAATCCTTCAGGAACCCTCAGGAACCACCAAAAACCCCTCaggaaccaaaaaaaacccctcaggaaccaaaaaaaacccctcaggaaccaaaaaaaacccctcaggaaccaaaaaaaacccctcaggaaccaccaaaaccccctcagaaatcaccaaaaccccctcaggaACCACCAAAAATTATTCAAGAACCACCAAAAATTATTCAGGAACCACCAAAAATTATTCAGGAACCACCAAAAATTATTCAGGAACCACCAAAAACCCCTCAGGAACCACCAAAAATTATTCAGGAACCACCAAAAACCACTCAGGAACCACCAAAAATCCTtcaaaaaccaccaaaaaccccTCAGGAACCACCAAAAACCCTTCAGGAACCACCAAAAACCCCTCAGGAACCACCAAAAATTATTCAGGAACCACCAAAAACCACTCAGGAACCACCAAAAATCCTtcaaaaaccaccaaaaaccccTCAGGAACCACCAAAAACCCTTCAGGAACCACCAAAAACCCCTCAGGAACCACCAAAAATTATTCAGGAACCACCAAAAACCCTTCAGAAATCCCCCAAAATTATTCAGGAACCTCCAAAACCCCTCAGGAACCACAGAAATTATTCAGGAACCAccaaaaattattcagaaatccCCAAAAATTCCTCAGAAATCCCCCAAAATTATTCCGGAACCACCAAAAACCCCCCCGAATTCCCGCCTTTTTTTCCCGAAGTTTCCTTTTCTCCcggaataataaaaaaaacctcctggAAAAGCTTTCCCGGGAAAGGTTCCACGGACCTGCCGAGGGAGCTTTTCGAgtcctggaagagaaaaaattcaggaaaagcGGCTCAGGGGGGGCCATTCCCAAAAATCCCGCCCTCCCACAGCcatttaattcccttttttccccccgtTTTTCCAGGCTCAAATTCCCTCTCCTCGTCCTTCCACCTCCcggattttttccccccctccctctgattttttccctgaaaaaacctccaaaaaccaGGGATGAAttcctgattttttcccccctccctctgattttttccctgaaaaaaacctccaatAAAAGGGATGAATTTCCGATTTTTTcggggaaaaaacctccaaaaaaagGGATGAATTTCCGATTTTTTcggggaaaaaacctccaaaaaaagGGATAAATTCCCgattttttccctggaaaaaaacctcccaaaaaaaGGGATGAATTCCCgattttttcagggaaaaaacctccaaaaaaagGGATGAATTCCCGATTTTTTCCCTGGTAAAAACCTCCAATAAAAGGGACGGATTCCTgattttttccctggaaaaaacctcccaaaaaaaGGGATAAATTCCCGATTTTTCACCCCtccctctgatttttttccctgaaaaaaacctccaatAAAAGGGATGAATTCCCgattttttcagggaaaaaaacctccaaaaaaagGGATGAATTCCCgattttttccctggaaaaaaacctccaaaaaaagGGACGAATTCCCGATTTTTTcggggaaaaaacctccaaaaaaagGGATGAATTCCCGATTTTTTCCCTGGTAAAAACCTCCAATAAAAGGGACAAATTCCcgatttttccccccctccctctgattttttccctgaaaaaaccTCCAATAAAAGGGACAAATTCCCGATTTTTTCACCCCTCCCTCtgattttttccctgaaaaaacctccaaaaaaagGGATGAATTCCcgattttttccctgaaaaaaacctccaaaaaaagggacaaattcccgattttttcccccctccctccgatttttccctggaaaaaagCTCCCAAAAAAAGGGAATTCATTCCCTCACCggctcctgcttttcctcctcctcttcccggGCCGGGAATTCCAGCTGGGAAATCTCCGGGATTTGGGGGGAATTTCTCTCCTGGCGCTTCTCCAGCTCATTTTTCAGGTCCTGCAGCTttgggaggagggggagaagatCCCAAAATTCcaaaggaaggagggatggggcGGGAAAAACCCTCGGGAATCCGCGGGAAGGCTTTTCCCGGGGGGAAGAACCCAAATCCCGGCGGGTTTTTCTGGGATTCTTTGGGAAATCGGGGCGGGGGAAAATCCGacccggcggggccgggagggaaggggctgttCCAGCCGGAatttgggggaatttgggcAGAATTCGGCCAAATTCGGGTAGAATTCGGCTGAATTTAGGGAGAACTTGGCTGAATTTGCACAGGATCTGGACAAATTTGGGTAGAATTTGGCCGAATTTGGGTAGAATTGGGCCGAATTTGGGCAGAAATGGGCTGAATTTTCCCATAATTTGGCCAAATTTGAACAGAATTTGGCTGAATTTTCCCATAATTTTGGTCAAATTCGGGCAGAATTTGGCTGAATTTGGGCAGAATTGGACTGAATTTGAGCAGAATTTTCCCATAATTTGGCCAAATTCGGGCCGAATTTGGCTGAATTTTCGCATAATTCGGTCGAATTTGAGCCGAATTTGCTGAATTTTCCCATAATTTATTCCCaaaaagggggtgacacccaccagctcctccagtTTTCCTGCT
It contains:
- the LOC135408294 gene encoding butyrophilin subfamily 1 member A1-like, whose translation is MYIQKPSKINVRLKKKRLQDLKNELEKRQERNSPQIPEISQLEFPAREEEEEKQEPDSKSSLGFLKDFWWFLRGFWRFLRGFWWFLRVPEGFLVVPERFWWFLRGFLWFSFFPRCGKVTFQLPPDAAAGSEERICHFSWRSNALKETLRKLQAPVTLDPDTAHPELVLSEDGKSVRRRCGPGPARNLPDSPERFDYWPFVLGRPGFASGRHCWAVDVGDGGDWAVGVARDSVARKGRLPLGPQGGIWGLERWGGQLRALTPRKVTPLPLRRVPRRVGVHLDYAAGTVAFFDGEGAAGGGLLFLFSRAAFAGERVRPWLWVVGARAQLRICP